The Haematobia irritans isolate KBUSLIRL chromosome 1, ASM5000362v1, whole genome shotgun sequence DNA segment AGGAACGATCACTCAATTGAATCAACCCTCTCCAACAAATACACAAGCAATTACTTCAAGCACACGCCACACAATTCGAGTAGTAACTTCATTGTCCATTTCTTGTTAGAACCCAAATAAAGCAAGCACCAAAAAATGTTCTGAAGTATTCGTATGTAATCAAATTTCCTTCGTTTCATAATTTCCATTGCTGGGTAGATGAAGTTATTTCGTTCTCTCAAATATACCCTTCAGTTCGTGGGACTGGTCGTTTCTCTTATCCTTTATAACCGGTTTATAACCTTTAATCGGTTAGGTGACAGGTGAACATAGGCATGGGGAGGGCGCTaaaaccccccagaaaaaattttagcacCACCGCCTCtcataatttaaaaatctatttaCGACTTtgcgttgtggtagcagttgccgatggcagtaaataattttatttcttaacattgtcttctaaattgtaagttagttttgtgatattttcccgaataaaattgtttataagttgttatgatttttaattcattataacgcttgtctgaaacatttgacctcgaatattttcaaaaattattaaaatattattcttactcttttttaacatattaaaaaattacccattaaccattttgtgaggacatttttggaattgcttttaaagttgtgccactagaacatccaattttttttttgctgggaaaaagtatggaactacttttagttgatttttaataaattatctaGTTATGTTGAAATCtgaatttttattcatttttataaaataaaacattaatttaacCTATAACTTCAAcctataaccaaaaaaaaaaaaactttttttcccacgaattttactttttatttttatcaatgtttttttacctttattttcttattatctaaatttttacaaattgaaaaattttacgcTCCGACTAGGTTTTGAAGCTGGGTttactggcaccataacagaacgccataacacactcagccacaaacgccattgaacacataGCGTCGAAACatcaatttaaatgtttgtgatattggtAGGAAAtacaggtgtgcacgtgacacgaaattgtcgtgactcacgaaaatgttcgtgattcgtgcgtgagtcagggTAATTACTTTGTGTCGCGTACGAAGTTTCGTCTTTGCtaaagcaaaatattctatcttcacaaaaaatgttatgttttacTCGTATCGCGATTAcaacaaaactaaaatattcaaaagaacTGCACAACGATTCCTTTTGAATGTGATGGGTCTGCAATGTTTGACACTGCAATCGCTTTACAGTGTTTCTGTACAGCGATTACAGTTTAATCGAAGTATTGCATTCACTAGAACATCGATTACTTCGAATACGCTTGTGCAGGCCTTTGGCTTGAATGTCTCAGTGGAGAAAGTGAAGGTCTAGAGATATCAGCAGTGAATTTATAGGTTCGACAGTGGAGGAAGTGAAGGCGTAGAGATATGAGTAGTGAAATTATAGGTTCGACAGTCTCAGTATGGGAACTGTAAGGATCAATGTGTCAGTGGTTGAACTGTGagtccgaaggtctcagtgggtaAGCTATAGGATAGAATATGTCAGTGGGTAAGCTACAGTATAGAAGATGTCATTGTATGTACGAAGGTATTGGTGAATCTATGCACTTAGTTCCCAAGAATTCGAATACCTTGTGAATTTAAAGAATTAAATTCCGGACTACCAGCAGGATGACACACACCAAATTGCAAGTAAAATGACGCTGGCATGTAAAAAATTGCCCAGTCTAAGCTCTATCCGGCGTCTTCCCAGTCAATGTTTTACTTTGCCAATAAGAACTTAAGATAAGTATGAAATATTTCTCATAAAGCACGaacgattttcataaaaagcgcTAATACTTTGcataaaaagtacaaaactAGTTCATTAGTAGtacgaaactttttcataaaattataaagaaaaaatttcgttaaaaatttaaCACTTCTTTCTTTAACTAAGTAAGTAAGTATTGTAATCGTAATCAAAAAGGTGATTTTTGAccttaaattgtttaaaaacgatcgaattttcgacttttttgaaaaatcggaatatttgattttttcaatatttggcaaagtcaaaaattctactttttaaaaaatttggaaaaactcgACTTCCTGACTTCTTAATAATTGTGTATTTGGGATACattgaataattttatataccttacaaatataaaatgaatGATTCCGTCAACACTTACTCTCAaatctaatttagaaatatttgcatTAGATTCTGACTTTTCGGGTTTTCGTTAACAGTCGATTTTGCTTACATCAAAAACCGATTTGTGtcgattttctaaaatataagtTAAACAATTTTGAAGGTTACAACTTCGACTTGACAACGGTTTATGAAATAAGGTCCCAAATCACCGAGAAGAAAATAGAATCGCATGGCATTCATGAAGATCTTTCACAGCATCATATAActggaataaaatttgcttgGATCAATATTCAAAATTCTTCAATAAATCTTTTTGGTGACTTACAGTAATGTAAATCCGAGTGAAATACACTATCGCCCTATGAATAATTTGCACcttattttattaattgcaCAAATGTATAAATTAGGCCAAAGCTAATAAAACTATTTAAacgttatttgaaatttttatgttctCAGTTCAAGTGTAACTAttgttgtaaaatatttttccaaatatgcAAAAGATTTGAtaattaaaaatgcaagtaaacaaaaacaacacaaaaacatcacacaatatacaaaaaattattctcATACCTCTAAGCACACTTTTGATAAAAGTTGTTTCATTAATGAAAGCACGTCgaacaaatcgaaaaaaaaacaacaaaaaactaataaaaatttatctctTTGAAAATACGAAAATCACAACAGATATTGTAAAAAACCCCTATCCATTACTAAAACTTATGGCTTACACTTACGAATAAATGATAAGATGAGGGACTTAATGATTAACTGAAATGCTAAACAAAGGGAAGAGGAAGTGAAAAAGGAGTAAAAAAATACAAGGCATAATCAATAGAAAGAACTCCGATTAAgaatatctttagaaataagttcTAAATGAATATCTAGAATATCTAGAAATAAACTAAACAATATTGCGGCATTGAATAGACTAGGCAACACTCTATAcaaaaacatacacacacacatattccAAAACAATGTTGCCAATACGGAATAAGAAATCCATGGGATAATAAAATGCAATTTCATTATCACAAAAGAGTGATAGGGACAACGTGTACGTACATTTAACGAAATTATTAAATACTAAGTTTTACTGCCACCAATCGAATAGTTATGAATGCAATCACATCCATAAATacccgcacacacacacatctataCAAATAGACAGATAAACATCAAAACCACCCACAACCACAAACAGGATAAAACAAAAGAATATTTAATCTTAAGATAATCCAAATACGAGTATTATTAAATCGTGTGGTTACACGATTCCTCCTCGCCACATACCATTATACACCTCTCCAATGGCATATACACACTGGCATAAATGATATCACACACATACTTACATACACACTATAGTAAAACCATTGAAATATATCCCGCAAGAGTGTAGTAAATGAAAGAGAAGTAAAATAGAATAAggacatagaaataaataaaatccaaaGCAGCAATCACACTTcaaagcaaaatttaattttacaaccaaTCCCAGATACAGACAAAAAACGAAAACGTATAaatgttaaataatttttgttactataattaaagataaataataaattaataaaaaaaacatggaaaaaactcaatgaattaaaaaaatgtgttttgcaTTCCTGGccttatttatttgttaaaggTAAGTATATTAATTGTAAGTTCTTTTATTCGTGGGTACATTTGGGATCAGCGttaccacaatgaatttttattttggcccaacatttttccaaaattggaccaaaattcgtaccagcggaccattttccaaattaaattattatcatttaaaagataaaattttcccaaaattttacttcgatagacaattttgtaaaatttttatttctattcaaaattttttttctatagaaatttttttttcaaaaatttatttctatagattttttttttcaaaaatgtatttctatagaaaattatgtcaaaattttatttcattcgttttgttttgttattgttggctttttttcttttaatcattgttgttgtttttgatttcagcttaaaaccatgcattgactatactacaagtgtacacccagaaaaaagtgaccacttctttaagttaaaacaagtaaggaaagtctaaagtcgggcgaggccgactatattataccctgcaccactttgtagatctaaattttcgataccatatcacatccgtcaaatgtgttgggggctatatataaagatttgtcccaaataaatacatttatcattcgatctggacagaatttgatagacgtatacaaaatctatagactcaaaatttaagacggctaatgcaatagggtggaacacaatgttagtaaaaaatatgggaaacatttaaatctgaagcacttttaaggaaacttcgcaaaagtttatttataatttatcgctcgatatatatgtattagaagtttacgaaaattagagtcatttttacaacttttcgactcagcagtggcgattttacaaggaaaatgttggtattttgaccatttttgtcgaaatcagaaaaacatatatatgggagttatatctaaatctcaaccgatttcaaccaaatttggcacggatagctacaatgccaattctactccctgtgcaaaatttcaactaaatcggagctaaaaattgtcctctgtggtcatatgagtgtaaatcaggcgaaagctataaatgggagctatatataaatctgaaccgatttcaatcaaattttgcacacttgactatactactaattgtactcctagtgcaaaatttcaaccaaattcggcccaaaatcgggcttctggggccatataagtccatatcaagcaaatatatatatgggagctatatctaactctgaaccgatgtcaatcaaattttgcacaattgactatacgactaagtgttatatttgtacaaaatttcaagcaaatcggtataaaactctggctgctgggtctatattagcgcctatcggacgaaagatatatgtgggagctatatctaaatctgaaccgatttcttcgaaaaccaatagggttatattctgacccaagtcaggaacatgtgccaaatttgaaggcgattggacttaaattgcgacctagactttgatcacaaaaatgtgttcacagacagacggacggacagacggacatggttatatcgactcagggacccagggcaaaactctggcttttgaggccatataaatcaaaatcggacgaaagatatatatatatatatatatacatatatatatatatatatatatatatatatatatatatatatatatatatatatatatatatatatatatatatatatatatatatatatatatatatatatatatatatatatatatatatatatatatatatatatatatatatatatatatatatatatatatatatatatatatatatatatatatatatatatatatatatatatatatatatatatatatatatatatatatatatatatatatatatatatatatatatatatatatatatatatatatatatatatatatatatatatatatatatatatatatatatatatatatatatatatatatatatatatatatatatatatatatatatatatatatatatatatatctttcgtccgattttgatttatatggcctcaaaagccagagttttgccctgggtccctgagtcgatataaccatgtccgtctgtccgtactattaaacgtacttgttgtgcaaaatttgaagcaagtcagggcaaaactctggcttttggggccatataagtcaaaataggacgaaagatatataggagagctatatctaaatctgaaccgatttcaactaaatttggcacaattaacgatgctatgaaacgtactccttgtgcaaaatttgaagcaaatcagggtaaaactctcgcttttgaagccatataagtcaaaatcggacgaaagatatataggggagctatatctaaatctgaaccgatttcaactaaatttggcacaattaacgatactattaaacgtactcgttgtgcaaaatttgaagcaaatcagggcaaaactctcgcttttggggccatataagtccaaatcggacgaaagatatatatgggagctatatataaatctgaaccgatttagctgatatttggcagtttttacgggactgacaaaacattcagatgtacaaatttggggacgatcggacttaaactgcgacctgtactttgtgcacaaaattacatatacagacagacggacggacggacggacagacagacagacggacatcgctaaatcgactcagaatttaattctaagctgatcggtatactaaaagatgggtctatgacaattatttcttggcgttacatacaaatgcacaaacttattataccctgtaccacagtagtggtgaagggtataaaaagggagtcaatcccccttatttcaggtgcgttactatagaggtcgaaattgtaattccacTTGGAGTACTATAGATTATACTCTTAGATGGTGTTTAATTTatacttgcttattttccttattaagaaagcgcattatccccagaacttgatgtaaatagtataaaccagttgtcattttattaattaagattaaacaaatattaaccatcaaaatcactttcttcggtatctaactctaattccgtccgtgtgtgtttgttgttcgcaggattcctgtcgcaattattaaccgattgtgataaaatttggtacaacgtATTTTCTTGGGTAAAGGACATACactgttgaatttggaaaaaattggatcaaagttagatatagcccccgtatacatgtatcgcccgatttcgacaaatgagacCATTCTGCGCTTATTTACTacccgattgtcttcaaatttaacacaaactTTTTGTAGTACCTTTAAAGTGtgcaatttcatcaaattcggttcagatttagatatagctcccatatatacgtatcgcccgattttcccaaatttgattataaaccccttacatttattttagtatgggcTAGTTTCGGCAGACAAACTTTACAGTACGTAAAAGAATACTTTCATACGAACAATTataagcaaacatttttattaacaatctttaacatttctagttctattcctcgcaaatatacgtatgtactaaaattttcacatataaaaAGCACTTTTGAATCCACAAATTCAAGTTCGAaaacataaacattttgttaaagtgtttacaacattttgaactactaaAGCTTCTCTTAGAAtctacatttaaaagttttctttattcacttATATTGCGAACAAATTAAGcatgaacatttttaatttttgctctcCTTAATTACACGCAACTtgcataaattttgataaatatttgcaGCCTTTTTCTCCTAGcagggttgccaagttttaaattaactttcgattTGTACTTTCCAAGATGTTTTaaagtaatttcaattggaacatCCAATAATTCCCATAGTGCTGCGTTCATAATCTGAAAACGTATTGATAaacaagattaaaaaaaaatcgctaccGTGACTCCAACCTGTGTTGTCAGCACCATACACGTTAACAGTCGGCTTAgcacattgtaaaaatttatgtcaTTTTGtcgagtaaaaacgtctttgaaataaagaattttaaaacatttccaCCCATAGAACAAATCAGGAACGTTTCAAAACGATTGTGaacgaaaccgtgaacattccgttttgatttttcgtgaacgtttccgtttcattttgtaacCGTCCTgatcatctaccaaatttttagttGGTTTTTTATCTCTCTTTGAACACCGGTGGAGCACTGCTGAAGCTCACAAAGAAGAAAAACATCAAAATACCGATTTCCAAAAGAACTCAATAAAGcacaaaaataaatcaattttgtgTATAATAATTCACGAAAATTCTTTATTGGAATGCAAAAACGTAATAttcaatattcaatttcaaaattttaatagtttttttctcAGAAGTTCACAAACAACTTCAACAAGGTAGAGATTCTTACGAACTAACACTTAAGCcataaatacatacaaatcaaaAATAAGAACGAGTAAATACTTAAACTAATGGAAAATATCCCAAGCTTGGAGCAAAGTGGCCATATCGGAAAATGATCGTCTCGAAAACGATttgagagagcaatttctggtaTTTTCACAGATGGCGTTAGTTCCTAATTTCCAGCATATTCTTCTCAATCTGAACATTCCGGCCCCCTTGCAGTATTctgcaaaatccaaattatttaTAATCAAGTGACAATTCTCACGATGCAAATTCCAAAttccaaattgacaaaatatagataAAGAAATTATTCAGTCTCTCAATACGCCATAAATCAGACTGCAAGTAGAAACGAATGTAGAACTGACATTCATCATGGTTAAAGCAAAATATTTGTAAACGTTCTTACTGTTTGAATTAAGGAGAACAAGTTCCAGAAATTATGtagccaaaaattgtaaattgggCAAGTGGCTTACCAAATGCGCCTCCACTAATCCCATTACGTATTATCTTGGCGTATATGTCACCTCCCAACGATAAATGTACATGACCAGATTCATAAAACAATGGATCCGCCAGCTGTAGCCCAGGATACTCATCAACTATTCGGATGTCAACTGACTTTTTCGGAGTTAAAATGTCGAACCTGTGACGGACCTCCGCATATGTCTCAACCGTATTGCTAATTCCATAACACCCTCTAAGCTGCAAGAGGCATTTTTGTTGATTTCCGATCCTCATAACTTTCTGGCCCATTTTTCGAACTAGTGACTCTGCTATTATTGTTTTCTCAGATGCTGGATCTATAACAGCTCTTTCCTGGATATAACGATCTccacaaattatttttacaaccgCGGTGGGTCGAAGCataaccaattcctgtatgctATAAGACGGGATCAGATCTTCACCTCTTCGATGTTGTGAACGATTTTTAATTTTCCCATCAGAAGTGTATGTGACGACATCTCTCGACAAGCTTTGCTCTTTTGGcgataacgaaaattttttgccATCATCTAAAATACAACGCCGTTTGGTCGTGGATGATCTAGGTCCATTTGTTGAAGGTTCGGACGAACGAGGTCCACTTTTACTGATGGTATTGGACGAACTAGGTCCATCGGGAGGGTTGGACGAACGAGGTCCTAGCCTTTTAACCACACTCTTTACAACAATGCCAGACGAACGTGGTCCCGGCTTATGTAGTAGAGTATGGTGCATATCCCCACACTTTTTGCATCTTCCCTCGCTTTTGCAAATACGCCAGGTGTGGTCATGAGCCAAACACCCAGCACAATGTCTGTATATTGAAACTATTCGCATACGTTCATAGTAGTCCATGGCCAGGAACTTCTGACAAAACCGAAGAGGATGATCCTTTAAACAGACGCGACATACAATTCGTTGTTTGTTTCCACGATTTTcaggataatatttttttgctttaacCATGATTCtagattaaaaaaatagaaaacaattttttttgattctttAGTTTTAGTCATCAGGAAGAAGAACAAGTTTCACAATTGGTCTCACTATTTGACCCCGTGCTGTCCGGATCTCAGCAACCCTGACCTTTCCATCCGCTCCAGGAAAAACCTTGGTTATTCGACCTAATCTCCACTCATTAGGAGGTAAACTTTCTTCACGAACAACAACCATATCgtcaattttcaaattcaactgCTCTGTCTTCcatatatttcttttaattatttcCTTCAAATACTCCTCTTTCCAACGCAAACAGAAATTCTGATTAATCGCCTTCACCCTTTGCCATCGATTAACGATAGAAATCGGAGCATCAATGATCTGAGGTTCTGGTGGTGATAAAAGAGGACCACCAATCAAAAAATGGCCCGGGGTCAGCGCATCAATACAAGAAAAATCCTCTGATAATGGACAAAGTGGTCGTGAATTCAAACACGATTCAACACGAGCCAGAAGTGTGGAAAACTCTTCGAAAGTGTACTTCAAATTAAATGCAACTCTTTTAAAATGATGCTTGAAAGACTTTACTCCGGCCTCCCATAGCCCTCCCATATGGGGAGCCGCCGCTGGATTAAAATGCCAGCTAACACCATTATTGACATACAAGTGAACAACTTCAGAACTAATATCTCGAAGAAAATTACGAAATTCTGCTCTTAAAACTCGGGAAGCCCCGACGAAATTCGTACCATTGTCAGAGTACATGTCCTTTGGGCAACCCCGTCGAGAAACAAATCTCGCAAAGGCTGCCAAAAACGTCGCAGTAGAGAGATCGCTCACAGCTTCCAAATGGATTGCCTTAGTagcgaaacaaataaaaatagataCGTATCCTTTTGTAATCAAGCATGCTCTACCCGTATAGTTCTTAATATCATATGGGCCAGCAAAATCAACTCCTGTACGTGTAAAAGGTCTATCCAAAATTGTTCTCGCTATTGGTAAGGATGACATGATCTGCTCCCTTGATTTCTTTGCGCAAATGGCACATATCCTGCAATGACCTATAACGTATTTGATCATGTTTCTAGACCTAGGTATCCAAAATTCTGATCTAAGAACACGCAACATTAATTGAATTCCTCCATGCAATGTTATCTCATGAATGAAAGATATCAAGAGCCGTGAAAATTTGCAATTGTATGGTAGAATTATTGGATGTTTTTCATTAAAGGACAAGACATTTGCGTTGGACAATCTACCTCCGATACGTATTAAACCATCTTCATCAATGAAGGGATTTAAATTAAGTAGATTGCTATTTCTATGTAAAGGCCGGCCGTTTTCTAACTGAAAATATTCCTCCGAAAAATATGCCTTTTGGGTAACAATTACAAGTTTCCTCTTAACGTTTTGTAACTCGGCGAACGAAACTCGAGATGATACGATCGGGGTTGCATTTCTCCTTAGAAGTTCAATAAACCGATATACATATGCCATGACTCTTAACGCTCTAGAATAGGAAGAAAATCTGAGAAGCACATCATCAAAATCCTTTATGTAAACGAAAAACGACTTCATAGGGCGATTTTCTTCCTCAGTATGAAATTCCCCTTGAAATTGGGTTTCCCAATAATTCGATAAGCATCTCATCCACGGAGGTCCATGCCACCACAAAGTATTACCAATTAATTCCTGAGATCGGATACCTCTGCTGATAATATCAGCAGGATTAAGCTCAGATCTAACATGTCTCCAACAATCCTTACCGACGAGATCAACAATCTTCGAAACTCTATTGGAAACAAACGTGTTCCAAACGGAAGGTGGTTTTTGAAGCCAAGCAAGAACTATGGTAGAATCACACCAACAAAAATACTTTGTATCCTTTTTGTCCAACCTCAGATCCTTCCTTAAAGTTCCCATTAACTCTGCTAGCAAAAGTGCCCCACATAGTTCTAGTCTCGGCAGTGAAACAGTTTTCAAAGGGGCAACCCTAGATTTTGCCAACAATAAATTTGTCCGAATTATTCCATTTGCGGATACTATCCTTGCATACAGACATGCACCGTAAGCTCTTTCAGATGCATCTGAGAATCCATGAATTTCGAAATTACAACATGGCTCAAATCCTATCCAGCGttctaatttaatattatttaaactgTCATAATCGCTTATGAACTGATTCCAACGAAGCTCACTTGTATCGGTTAAATTTTCGTCCCACCCAGTCTTATCATTCCAGATTTGCTGCATCAACATCTTTGCTACAACAATAACAGGCCCTAACCAGCCAGCTGGATCAAATAAAGCAGCAATAATGGACAAAACCTctcgttttgtaaaattttcttttcgaagAATTGGGTTAACCGAAAAGTAAAAGTTATCACCTTTGGCATTCCATCTTATCCCTAGCGTTTTAGCTTTGCTCTCATCATCAatctccaaaaaattttcagctaGAAGATGATCCTTTGGTAAATCTTGCAATATTCGCTCATCATTTGAGGTCCATTTCCTCATAGAAAATCCAGCCGACGATAGAGCGAATATTAGTTGATCTCGAGCTTTTATAGCCAAAGAGACCTCATGTGCACCTGCAAGAGCGTCGTCGACATACATCATGTGTTTCAATATTTTTGCCGCCAAAGGTAACTCCTTTTCTATCTCTGAAGCCAACTGCAGTAGAGTCCTGATTGCCAGAAACGGTGCACAATTTATACCAAAAGTGACCGTCTTCATTTCAAAATCCTGTACTTCAGATCTAGGATCACTACGAAATACGATTCGTTGGAATTTTGTTTGCTTATCGTCCAAAAGAATTTGGCGATACATTTTCTCAATGTCACCGTTAAATACGTAACGATAAAATCTCCACCTAATAATCAATAATACAAGATCATTTTGTAAAACGGGTCCAGAATACAAAGTATCATTTAAGCTTAACCCACTTGAGGTGGGACATGAGGCGTTAAACACAACCCTCAACTTTGTCGATATGCTCTCCGGTTTATACACTGCATGATGAGGCAAATAAAACCCCGAACACCCTTCTCTCGACCTATTTAACCTAACCATATGTCCCAAAGACTCGTATTCCTCGATTACTGAATCATACTTCGGTTTCAGATCAGGTTTTCTTAACAATGATGCCTCATTTCGTAAAAATTGTCTAACGGCCTTTGTACGTGATAACCCTAAACCTTTGCCCTCTTTGTA contains these protein-coding regions:
- the LOC142240024 gene encoding uncharacterized protein LOC142240024; this translates as MDYYERMRIVSIYRHCAGCLAHDHTWRICKSEGRCKKCGDMHHTLLHKPGPRSSGIVVKSVVKRLGPRSSNPPDGPSSSNTISKSGPRSSEPSTNGPRSSTTKRRCILDDGKKFSLSPKEQSLSRDVVTYTSDGKIKNRSQHRRGEDLIPSYSIQELVMLRPTAVVKIICGDRYIQERAVIDPASEKTIIAESLVRKMGQKVMRIGNQQKCLLQLRGCYGISNTVETYAEVRHRFDILTPKKSVDIRIVDEYPGLQLADPLFYESGHVHLSLGGDIYAKIIRNGISGGAFGKPLAQFTIFGYIISGTCSP
- the LOC142228169 gene encoding uncharacterized protein LOC142228169, with the translated sequence MADPTLLRKFKKFATLFLEFEKENSAMSSSLATSTQTMYTIELRKEEFKSLWNKVKNSYEKFNVDCECSEEQEKEASDLFKQCREAYITCAAIMGQLSQSFGDRSVLSSTVLPTSQVSQQFHENRSNDHRLRLPPCITEIFHGDYLSWPSFRDMFKAVYIDCQSITPVEKLFYLRQNTQGEALEIVKKSQLTNEGFEIAWGNLRDRYENKRILVNSQLKILFNLLPVKTESAQDIKRLQREINNCITSLKLHGICIDSWDPIFVFLCSARLPVTTLSLWEQTIKDKTEISKWEDLDRFLTARFQSLETVFDFTNTGVAEAFARSDTTTTYKKVRTYQANSQKVVCHACSQDHYLKYCDKFLKMTPEERFAVVKRNNLCLNCFSNNHRLHQCTSKYSCGKCNSKHNSLLHRDVRVSLSTETTENGTNKPSTSLGVVRDTTNCEQEVQNCFAKSTKLVLLGTAMVNIRAEGLIFTARALLDPGSQASFISEKLRRRIGLRTTRVNAKISGLNNALAGSTEKQCSFILSSIEGGTVEVEMSALVLPQLTGKLPSSSISIPESFSLGDMELADPLFGKSDQVDILIGADFYPQILLDGVQRNVLGSLVAQKTIFGWVLTGQIDNQQNSFSTLVSFYTEASLNEQLEKFWKLEEPPCVNKMTPEEEYCEELYKRTTRRSSNGRFIVCLPFKPHYKEGKGLGLSRTKAVRQFLRNEASLLRKPDLKPKYDSVIEEYESLGHMVRLNRSREGCSGFYLPHHAVYKPESISTKLRVVFNASCPTSSGLSLNDTLYSGPVLQNDLVLLIIRWRFYRYVFNGDIEKMYRQILLDDKQTKFQRIVFRSDPRSEVQDFEMKTVTFGINCAPFLAIRTLLQLASEIEKELPLAAKILKHMMYVDDALAGAHEVSLAIKARDQLIFALSSAGFSMRKWTSNDERILQDLPKDHLLAENFLEIDDESKAKTLGIRWNAKGDNFYFSVNPILRKENFTKREVLSIIAALFDPAGWLGPVIVVAKMLMQQIWNDKTGWDENLTDTSELRWNQFISDYDSLNNIKLERWIGFEPCCNFEIHGFSDASERAYGACLYARIVSANGIIRTNLLLAKSRVAPLKTVSLPRLELCGALLLAELMGTLRKDLRLDKKDTKYFCWCDSTIVLAWLQKPPSVWNTFVSNRVSKIVDLVGKDCWRHVRSELNPADIISRGIRSQELIGNTLWWHGPPWMRCLSNYWETQFQGEFHTEEENRPMKSFFVYIKDFDDVLLRFSSYSRALRVMAYVYRFIELLRRNATPIVSSRVSFAELQNVKRKLVIVTQKAYFSEEYFQLENGRPLHRNSNLLNLNPFIDEDGLIRIGGRLSNANVLSFNEKHPIILPYNCKFSRLLISFIHEITLHGGIQLMLRVLRSEFWIPRSRNMIKYVIGHCRICAICAKKSREQIMSSLPIARTILDRPFTRTGVDFAGPYDIKNYTGRACLITKGYVSIFICFATKAIHLEAVSDLSTATFLAAFARFVSRRGCPKDMYSDNGTNFVGASRVLRAEFRNFLRDISSEVVHLYVNNGVSWHFNPAAAPHMGGLWEAGVKSFKHHFKRVAFNLKYTFEEFSTLLARVESCLNSRPLCPLSEDFSCIDALTPGHFLIGGPLLSPPEPQIIDAPISIVNRWQRVKAINQNFCLRWKEEYLKEIIKRNIWKTEQLNLKIDDMVVVREESLPPNEWRLGRITKVFPGADGKVRVAEIRTARGQIVRPIVKLVLLPDD